The following proteins come from a genomic window of Blastococcus sp. HT6-30:
- a CDS encoding Lrp/AsnC ligand binding domain-containing protein, translating into MVHAYILIQTEVGKAAQVASTISEISGVTKAEDVTGPYDVIVRAEADTVDELGRLVVARVQSVDGITRTLTCPVVNI; encoded by the coding sequence GTGGTCCACGCCTACATCCTCATCCAGACCGAGGTCGGCAAGGCCGCCCAGGTCGCCTCGACCATCAGCGAGATCAGCGGAGTCACCAAGGCCGAGGACGTCACCGGCCCGTACGACGTCATCGTCCGCGCCGAGGCCGACACCGTCGACGAGCTGGGCCGGCTCGTGGTCGCCCGCGTGCAGTCGGTCGACGGGATCACCCGGACGCTGACCTGCCCCGTCGTCAACATCTGA
- a CDS encoding cytidylate kinase-like family protein, giving the protein MTISAPYGAAGAEVGPAVAARLGLPFHDRAIPAQVAGRLGVPVEEAEANDETVVRGLWRLVASLGTMPDPVGAVVPGTTLPDARAYREQTERILGEIAAGDGGVVLGRAGAMVLRNRTDALHVRLDGPADRRLAAAVARSGRPRHEIAREMAANDRAREAYVRHFYRCDPAAAGHYHVVVDTTALPLDTVVDIVVTAARGRGLGR; this is encoded by the coding sequence GTGACGATCTCGGCACCCTACGGCGCCGCGGGCGCGGAGGTGGGGCCGGCGGTGGCCGCGCGGCTGGGCCTGCCGTTCCACGACCGGGCGATCCCGGCGCAGGTGGCCGGCCGGCTCGGCGTTCCGGTGGAGGAGGCCGAGGCCAACGACGAGACCGTCGTCCGCGGGCTCTGGCGGCTGGTGGCGTCGCTGGGGACCATGCCCGATCCCGTGGGCGCCGTGGTGCCGGGGACGACGCTGCCCGACGCCCGGGCCTACCGGGAGCAGACCGAGCGCATCCTGGGCGAGATCGCGGCGGGGGACGGCGGGGTGGTGCTCGGCCGGGCGGGGGCGATGGTGCTGCGGAACCGGACCGACGCACTGCACGTCCGGCTCGACGGTCCTGCCGACCGGCGGCTGGCGGCCGCGGTGGCGCGGTCGGGGCGGCCCCGGCACGAGATCGCGCGCGAGATGGCGGCGAACGACCGGGCTCGAGAGGCGTACGTGCGGCACTTCTACCGGTGCGACCCGGCCGCGGCCGGCCACTACCACGTGGTGGTGGACACCACCGCGCTGCCGCTGGACACGGTCGTCGACATCGTGGTGACGGCGGCGAGGGGACGCGGCCTCGGGCGGTGA
- a CDS encoding GNAT family N-acetyltransferase — protein sequence MSTSAERVLRDGSVARLRPLPYDDPLAQQMVEAVQQEYVARYGGRDAAVVDPAEFLPPAGLFLVAEVAGEAAGCGAWRAYPPGGVEIKRVYVAPAFRRRGLAQVLMAELESTAALAGHRSAVLNTGRKQPEAVALYRELGYVPVQGYGVYACSPDAVFLGKDLAPLGSEEESTWAS from the coding sequence ATGTCCACTTCGGCTGAGCGGGTGCTGCGGGACGGGTCGGTGGCGCGCCTGCGCCCCCTGCCCTACGACGACCCGTTGGCGCAGCAGATGGTCGAGGCGGTCCAGCAGGAGTACGTGGCGCGGTACGGCGGCCGGGACGCGGCCGTCGTCGACCCGGCGGAGTTCCTGCCGCCGGCCGGGCTGTTCCTGGTCGCGGAGGTGGCCGGGGAGGCGGCGGGGTGCGGTGCGTGGCGGGCCTACCCGCCCGGAGGTGTCGAGATCAAGCGCGTGTACGTGGCGCCGGCCTTCCGCCGGCGGGGGCTGGCGCAGGTGCTCATGGCGGAGCTGGAGTCCACCGCCGCGCTGGCCGGCCACCGGTCGGCGGTGCTGAACACCGGCCGGAAGCAGCCGGAGGCGGTCGCCCTGTACCGGGAGCTCGGCTACGTCCCCGTCCAGGGGTACGGGGTGTACGCCTGCTCGCCGGATGCGGTGTTCCTCGGCAAGGATCTGGCTCCGCTCGGGAGCGAGGAGGAATCGACGTGGGCGTCGTGA
- a CDS encoding DUF3515 domain-containing protein, translating to MDPLRRAAILITAITLPVVIALVVLVNVRGADDPTAGQDLPADIEGAAPVRPEDLPVLELATPPVTPEAEASCPDLMGNLPLELAGEPSRRVRSETPFVYAWGEPPVVLTCGVERPAGWTVGASAIQINGVQWHVDTSDPDSTVWTAVDRPVYVEMRLPAGVDSAPVTALTVPLAEALPYQEPTPGP from the coding sequence GTGGACCCGCTGCGCCGGGCCGCGATCCTGATCACGGCGATCACGCTCCCGGTGGTGATCGCGCTGGTCGTCCTCGTCAACGTGCGCGGCGCCGACGACCCGACCGCCGGTCAGGACCTCCCGGCCGACATCGAGGGCGCGGCCCCGGTGCGTCCGGAGGACCTCCCGGTCCTGGAGCTGGCGACCCCGCCGGTCACGCCGGAGGCCGAGGCGTCCTGCCCCGACCTCATGGGCAACCTGCCGCTGGAGCTCGCCGGCGAGCCGTCCCGCCGCGTGCGGTCGGAGACCCCGTTCGTCTATGCCTGGGGCGAGCCGCCCGTCGTCCTCACGTGCGGGGTGGAGCGCCCCGCCGGCTGGACCGTGGGCGCCTCGGCCATCCAGATCAACGGCGTGCAGTGGCACGTCGACACCAGCGACCCCGACAGCACGGTGTGGACGGCGGTCGACCGGCCGGTCTACGTCGAGATGCGCCTGCCCGCCGGGGTCGACAGCGCCCCCGTCACCGCCCTCACCGTGCCGCTGGCCGAGGCGCTCCCCTACCAGGAACCCACGCCCGGCCCCTGA
- the rpmB gene encoding 50S ribosomal protein L28, whose translation MAAVCDVCGKGPGFGMSVSHSHRRTPRRWNPNIQSVRALIAPGNRRRINACTSCIRAGKVARA comes from the coding sequence GTGGCTGCCGTGTGCGATGTGTGTGGCAAGGGCCCCGGTTTCGGTATGTCGGTGTCGCACTCGCACCGCCGCACGCCGCGCCGTTGGAACCCGAACATCCAGTCCGTGCGGGCGCTGATCGCCCCCGGCAACCGTCGCCGGATCAACGCGTGCACCTCGTGCATCCGCGCCGGCAAGGTCGCCCGCGCCTGA
- a CDS encoding thiamine-phosphate kinase, which translates to MSRPRPLVPRGDPADTVRVVGEFGVISRVLARSGTAAAAVVGPGDDAAVVRTPDQRVVVTTDVLVEGRHFRRNWSSAEDVGHKAAAANLADVAAMGGRTTALVVGLACPADTPTSWLEGVATGLADECAPQGAAVVGGDTVAAAPDSAGVVLSVTALGDLGGRAPVLRSGARPGHVVALAGRLGWSAAGLAVLRRGFTSPLAVVNAHRRPTPPYAAGPAAADAGATAMCDVSDGLVADAGHIATASGVVLDLDRAALVRACLEPVGPLQQVGSALGVDPMAWVLSGGEDHALLATFPRKAALPEGWTAIGVVRQGKPGPGVRVDGEAAAEALRTAGAEMAGHVHFG; encoded by the coding sequence ATGAGCCGACCCCGCCCGCTGGTCCCGCGCGGCGATCCGGCCGACACCGTGCGGGTGGTCGGCGAGTTCGGGGTGATCAGCCGCGTGCTCGCCCGGTCGGGCACCGCGGCGGCCGCCGTCGTCGGGCCCGGGGACGACGCCGCCGTGGTGCGCACGCCCGACCAGCGCGTCGTCGTGACCACCGACGTCCTCGTCGAGGGCCGGCACTTCCGGCGGAACTGGTCCTCGGCCGAGGACGTCGGGCACAAGGCCGCCGCCGCGAACCTGGCCGACGTCGCCGCGATGGGTGGCCGCACGACGGCGCTGGTCGTGGGGCTGGCCTGCCCGGCGGACACGCCCACGAGCTGGCTGGAGGGCGTCGCGACGGGGCTGGCCGACGAGTGCGCTCCGCAGGGGGCCGCGGTGGTCGGAGGCGACACCGTGGCCGCCGCGCCCGACAGCGCCGGGGTCGTCCTGTCGGTCACCGCCCTCGGTGACCTGGGCGGCCGGGCGCCGGTGCTGCGCTCCGGGGCCCGGCCCGGGCACGTCGTGGCGCTCGCCGGCCGGCTGGGCTGGTCGGCGGCGGGGTTGGCGGTGCTCCGCCGGGGCTTCACCAGCCCGCTGGCCGTGGTGAACGCGCACCGGCGGCCCACCCCGCCCTACGCGGCGGGGCCGGCGGCGGCCGACGCCGGGGCGACCGCGATGTGCGACGTGAGCGACGGGCTGGTGGCCGACGCCGGGCACATCGCGACCGCCAGCGGCGTGGTGCTCGACCTCGACCGCGCCGCCCTGGTGCGGGCGTGCCTGGAGCCGGTCGGCCCGCTGCAGCAGGTGGGCTCGGCGCTGGGCGTGGACCCGATGGCGTGGGTGCTCAGCGGCGGCGAGGACCACGCCCTGCTGGCCACGTTCCCGCGGAAGGCGGCGCTGCCGGAGGGGTGGACGGCGATCGGGGTGGTGCGCCAGGGGAAGCCGGGCCCCGGGGTCCGGGTCGACGGTGAGGCCGCAGCGGAGGCGCTGCGGACGGCGGGAGCGGAGATGGCGGGGCATGTCCACTTCGGCTGA